Within the Enterobacter roggenkampii genome, the region CCGCCACCACTGCGCTGATGATCGCCAGAATACAGACCATCGAAAACGCGGGCAGGTACGGCTCAACGGCCTTCACCACGCGCGGGAACAGGTGGTGAATGACCAGCCCCAGCGCAATCGGGATTACAACAATCTGCAGAATGCTCAGCAGCATCCCCATCACGTCCACCTGAATATGCGCATCCACGTACAGGCGGGTTAACAGCGGCGTGGCAATCACGCCAACCAGCGTGGAGACGGACGAGATAGTGACGGAGAGCGCCACGTCGCCTTTCGCCAGATAGATCATGACGTTGGATGCCGTGCCGCTGGCGACGCTGCCCACCAGCACCATCCCGGCGGAGAGGTCGGGCGGCATCTTAAAGACCATCGCCAGCAGCCACGCTGCAAGCGGCATCACCAGGTAGTGGAGGAATATTCCTGCCGCGACGGGCGCAGGGCGAGACAGCACGCGCTTAAAATCGTCTACTTTCAGATGCACACCCATACCGAACATGATCAGCATCAGCAGCGTGGCGACCCACGGACCAATACCGGTGAACGTGGTGGGCGTGTAATACGCGAGTACGGAGAGCAGCAGCGCCCATAACGGGAACAGCCGCGTAATAGCGGATAACATAATGATTTCCTTGCGA harbors:
- the panS gene encoding ketopantoate/pantoate/pantothenate transporter PanS: MLSAITRLFPLWALLLSVLAYYTPTTFTGIGPWVATLLMLIMFGMGVHLKVDDFKRVLSRPAPVAAGIFLHYLVMPLAAWLLAMVFKMPPDLSAGMVLVGSVASGTASNVMIYLAKGDVALSVTISSVSTLVGVIATPLLTRLYVDAHIQVDVMGMLLSILQIVVIPIALGLVIHHLFPRVVKAVEPYLPAFSMVCILAIISAVVAGSASHIASVGFVVIVAVVLHNTIGLLGGYWGGKLFGFDESTCRTLAIEVGMQNSGLAAALGKIYFSPLAALPGALFSVWHNLSGSLLAGYWSGKPIEEQTKKDAVKQG